The following are from one region of the Moritella sp. 24 genome:
- a CDS encoding ATP-binding protein, with product MLNTLSIKKRLIILLLCPLLLLTLLIGDRVSESMFTLNQLNKLKYRIELLTESLHLNSLLHSLRVSKLSNDSVIDKEELSAFTTSINKLKQLAPLALQDGSLAVELLSDLEGVEDELTYLDAVDVNDWSSWISDSTSQLLLILEKNKLDINDETIESNIEVLYQLQWLYFWANEENWYINLIVRDAGVDIKSLLQPIVERQQLFIERFITISADSDQISLLQSTFSDKAFIDSYALRNLIQNDHFKATASDYDISALDKRLALINQVVSNVGANLSIKIKTKVAEAKMHVVAFSIFITALLLCASYLGWMLIQRILGNLKEIITTLTHIENTHDYSLKIKIDGNDEFSAFAKMLNKLIEERYTNERQIIKAKESAEQANVAKSSFLANMSHEIRTPLNGVIGMSNILSSTKLTPTQQDHLAIIENSSQTLLILINDILDFSKIESGHLAISHHNCNLREVIYDTVAIVIPSAAAKNLDLVVNIAADLPNDLLLDEHRLRQVLMNLLSNAVKFTESGQVCITLNCTVLEDNRCELYFSVADTGTGIEEDKQQKIFEPFTQEDGSITREFGGTGLGLAISTQLVELMGGKIDITSEKGKGSDFYFTISADFVIDTRVQQIVATNTKVTVIANEMEFSDEICAELSRNNISDITTVPYMQDLSSLITVNKGDEHLIMYCQNSINLTLKDIDLLNKLRLNNTFVLVQSHADEQYDFDNRIDGLITMPLLGNRLLKTISAALINKKESQQSVQQKTTIGEKHDQADIEARTTVNPLILIVEDNLINQKVATLLLKQCGYDSHIANNGEEAVTQVSSGEHKYKAILMDCMMPVMDGFTATEHIREWEKTSATPQTPIIALTASVLDADIQRCFDVGMNDYVPKPFKKDVLIEKIERLASVA from the coding sequence ATGCTTAATACGCTATCGATCAAAAAACGGCTAATAATATTATTATTATGCCCATTATTGTTACTCACGTTGTTGATTGGCGATCGAGTCAGTGAGTCTATGTTTACATTAAATCAACTGAATAAGCTCAAATACAGGATTGAACTCCTTACTGAGTCATTGCATTTAAATTCATTGTTGCATAGCTTAAGAGTAAGCAAACTATCGAATGATTCCGTTATCGATAAAGAGGAACTCAGTGCATTCACGACATCGATTAATAAACTAAAGCAACTCGCGCCTTTAGCGTTACAAGATGGCAGCCTCGCTGTTGAGTTATTATCTGACCTTGAAGGTGTTGAAGATGAGCTCACTTACCTTGATGCAGTTGATGTGAATGATTGGTCTAGTTGGATATCTGATTCAACAAGCCAATTACTGCTTATATTAGAAAAAAACAAATTAGATATTAATGACGAGACAATAGAAAGCAATATTGAGGTTTTATATCAACTCCAGTGGTTGTACTTTTGGGCAAATGAAGAGAACTGGTATATCAACCTGATTGTTCGTGATGCTGGTGTGGATATAAAGTCTTTATTGCAGCCAATTGTTGAAAGGCAGCAACTTTTTATCGAACGCTTTATAACAATTAGCGCGGATAGCGATCAAATTTCATTATTACAGAGTACATTTTCTGATAAGGCATTTATCGATAGTTATGCATTACGTAACTTAATTCAAAACGACCACTTTAAAGCAACAGCAAGTGATTATGATATTTCTGCGTTAGATAAACGTTTAGCCTTAATTAATCAGGTTGTCTCAAATGTAGGTGCAAACTTATCAATCAAGATTAAAACCAAAGTAGCTGAAGCTAAAATGCATGTTGTTGCCTTTTCCATTTTCATTACAGCATTACTCTTGTGTGCTTCTTACCTCGGTTGGATGTTAATACAACGTATTTTGGGAAATTTGAAAGAAATTATTACAACACTGACGCATATTGAAAATACACATGACTATTCATTAAAAATCAAGATTGATGGTAACGATGAGTTTAGTGCGTTCGCAAAAATGTTAAATAAACTTATTGAGGAACGTTACACTAACGAAAGACAGATAATTAAAGCGAAGGAGTCAGCAGAACAAGCAAATGTCGCGAAGAGCTCATTCCTCGCTAATATGTCACATGAAATTAGAACACCGTTAAATGGCGTGATTGGCATGTCTAACATTTTGTCTAGCACCAAGTTAACACCGACACAGCAAGACCATCTTGCGATCATCGAAAACTCGTCGCAAACCCTGCTTATATTAATTAATGATATTCTTGATTTTTCTAAAATTGAATCAGGGCACCTTGCTATCTCACATCATAACTGTAATTTGCGTGAAGTTATCTACGATACTGTCGCGATTGTGATTCCGAGTGCAGCAGCCAAAAATCTCGATCTCGTTGTTAATATAGCGGCTGATTTACCGAATGATTTATTACTTGATGAGCATAGGTTACGTCAGGTATTGATGAACTTATTGTCTAACGCGGTCAAGTTTACCGAGAGTGGCCAAGTCTGTATTACATTAAATTGTACAGTGCTTGAAGATAATCGATGTGAATTATACTTCTCCGTCGCAGACACAGGTACGGGCATTGAAGAAGATAAGCAGCAGAAAATATTTGAACCCTTTACTCAAGAAGATGGATCGATTACCCGTGAGTTTGGCGGAACAGGCCTTGGTTTAGCGATTAGTACGCAGTTGGTCGAGTTAATGGGAGGGAAAATTGATATTACCTCAGAGAAAGGCAAAGGCAGTGATTTTTACTTTACTATATCAGCAGATTTTGTAATTGATACTCGGGTTCAACAAATTGTAGCTACCAACACCAAAGTAACCGTGATTGCGAATGAAATGGAGTTTAGTGATGAAATATGCGCAGAGCTATCGCGTAATAATATCTCTGATATAACGACTGTGCCGTATATGCAAGATTTGTCGAGTCTGATTACGGTGAATAAGGGTGATGAGCACCTGATTATGTATTGTCAAAACAGTATTAATTTAACCTTAAAAGACATCGACCTTTTGAATAAACTAAGACTTAACAATACGTTTGTTTTGGTGCAGTCACATGCCGATGAGCAGTATGATTTTGATAATCGAATTGATGGCTTAATTACAATGCCATTGCTTGGTAATCGTTTATTAAAAACAATTAGTGCGGCATTAATCAATAAGAAAGAGTCACAACAGTCAGTGCAACAGAAGACGACTATTGGTGAAAAACATGATCAAGCCGACATTGAGGCTCGCACGACAGTTAACCCTTTAATCCTTATTGTAGAAGATAATTTAATTAACCAAAAAGTAGCGACGCTATTATTGAAACAATGTGGTTACGACAGCCATATTGCCAATAATGGTGAGGAGGCTGTTACTCAAGTATCTTCGGGCGAGCACAAATATAAAGCGATCTTGATGGATTGTATGATGCCGGTTATGGATGGTTTCACAGCGACAGAGCATATTAGAGAATGGGAAAAGACTTCTGCAACGCCACAAACGCCAATAATTGCTTTAACGGCGAGTGTGCTTGATGCTGATATTCAACGTTGCTTCGATGTTGGGATGAATGACTATGTACCTAAACCGTTTAAGAAAGATGTGTTAATCGAAAAAATAGAACGACTAGCCAGTGTTGCTTAA
- a CDS encoding potassium channel family protein, translating into MQTTMNSNHNSDVNPFQIFMLILSLHVVASSLMQLIFTLSPNVVEILTSVDNIICLFFFTDFVIRFYQAENKLQFMKWGWIDLLSSIPMVEQLQFIRIIRIARILKAIKHISSSKIMFKMIFEHRFKATFSLVSAISFVLVTLGAIGILLLEQGEVGSNINNGIDALWWSFVTITTVGYGDYYPVTTGGRIIAALLMTAGVGLFGTFTGFISSWFVDGGEDAKQKQIPNADTLQNDITDLKQDIADLKELINQQSQLLSSKKET; encoded by the coding sequence GTGCAAACAACAATGAATAGTAACCACAATAGCGATGTTAATCCATTTCAAATCTTCATGCTGATCTTATCACTCCATGTTGTAGCCTCATCACTCATGCAACTCATATTTACACTTTCACCTAATGTGGTTGAAATATTAACGAGTGTGGATAACATCATTTGTTTATTCTTTTTTACTGACTTCGTCATTCGCTTTTACCAAGCAGAGAATAAATTACAATTTATGAAATGGGGTTGGATTGACTTGCTCTCCAGTATTCCAATGGTAGAGCAGCTCCAATTTATCCGAATTATTCGTATTGCGAGAATACTCAAAGCCATAAAACATATTAGCTCCTCTAAAATCATGTTCAAAATGATATTTGAACATCGATTTAAAGCCACATTCTCTTTAGTTTCCGCAATATCATTTGTACTTGTTACGCTAGGCGCTATCGGGATTTTATTATTAGAGCAAGGTGAAGTGGGAAGTAATATTAACAATGGCATAGACGCGCTATGGTGGTCATTTGTCACAATCACAACTGTCGGTTATGGTGACTACTACCCTGTGACAACTGGCGGTCGTATCATTGCCGCATTATTAATGACAGCTGGTGTAGGACTATTCGGTACATTCACCGGTTTTATTTCATCATGGTTTGTCGACGGTGGCGAAGACGCGAAACAAAAACAAATTCCGAATGCGGACACACTCCAGAATGACATTACGGATTTAAAGCAGGATATTGCTGACTTAAAAGAACTAATAAATCAGCAATCCCAACTTTTATCCTCTAAAAAAGAAACCTAA
- a CDS encoding NGG1p interacting factor NIF3, with amino-acid sequence MFVVIFYVPKESVEEVKQALFNVGAGTIGDYDSCAWQCLGTGQFRPLLGSQPHIGSLDKIELVDEFRVEMVCTAGNIRAAVNALISAHPYEEPAYHILQTLSIDDLP; translated from the coding sequence ATGTTTGTTGTTATTTTTTATGTTCCAAAAGAAAGTGTGGAAGAGGTTAAACAAGCCCTTTTCAATGTTGGCGCCGGAACGATAGGGGATTATGATAGTTGTGCTTGGCAATGTTTAGGCACGGGTCAGTTTAGACCTTTACTTGGTAGTCAGCCGCATATTGGGTCGTTAGATAAAATTGAGTTAGTCGATGAGTTTAGAGTCGAAATGGTTTGTACAGCAGGTAATATAAGGGCAGCAGTTAATGCGTTAATATCTGCACACCCTTATGAAGAGCCAGCTTATCATATACTTCAAACACTAAGCATAGATGATTTACCTTAG
- a CDS encoding copper homeostasis protein CutC, with protein sequence MTITIEVCVDNIESLETAQQAGADRIELCSALALGGLTANAGFVQKSLDLATIPLVTIIRPRAGDFVYSEREVDIMVSDIKFMKLLGIQGVAIGALTPDGDIDEVTLKRLMAASRDLEVTFHRAFDLCNEPKQALEILINAGCDRLLTSGQQESAAQGCELIKELITQAGDRISIMPGAGVTPENAKQIITQTHAKELHLSGKTTRKSAMNPHAAVQMGSNQEADNLISITCAKTISDLVSAINN encoded by the coding sequence ATGACAATTACAATAGAGGTATGTGTAGATAACATAGAGTCACTTGAGACTGCGCAACAAGCTGGCGCAGACCGTATTGAGTTATGTTCAGCGTTAGCATTAGGCGGTTTGACCGCAAATGCAGGGTTTGTACAAAAGTCTCTTGATCTAGCAACCATCCCCCTAGTCACTATCATTCGCCCACGAGCTGGGGACTTTGTATATAGTGAACGCGAAGTTGACATCATGGTTTCAGATATCAAATTTATGAAGTTACTTGGTATTCAAGGTGTTGCTATTGGTGCATTAACACCTGATGGTGATATTGATGAGGTTACACTGAAGCGTTTGATGGCAGCATCACGCGATCTAGAGGTCACTTTCCATCGTGCATTTGATTTATGCAACGAGCCAAAGCAAGCGTTAGAGATCCTGATCAATGCAGGATGTGATCGTTTATTAACATCGGGACAGCAAGAAAGTGCGGCCCAAGGCTGTGAGCTGATAAAAGAATTAATCACTCAAGCTGGCGATAGAATCAGTATTATGCCTGGCGCAGGTGTTACTCCCGAGAATGCAAAACAAATAATAACGCAAACACACGCGAAAGAATTACACTTATCAGGCAAAACGACAAGGAAAAGTGCGATGAACCCACATGCAGCGGTTCAGATGGGGTCAAACCAAGAGGCCGATAATTTAATCTCTATCACTTGTGCCAAAACAATTTCAGATCTAGTCAGCGCAATTAACAACTGA
- a CDS encoding long-chain-acyl-CoA synthetase has product MTIINGKQLFKNTINLLKKPKPIIKGLWHLQQAKPERFMSIGLLLEQQAVKNADLIAIQFKDQRYTYEELNQQANQYAHFLHESGISHDDKVAIMLDNRPETIIIALAVVKLGAIACMINTTQQNAILAHSLAVVDTKLLIADELYISTINDIKPKLSPVLQQHIFYIPALKTPVNPVKFEDLSTLVSNYSLLNPDSTPTIQLKHSAFYIFTSGTTGLPKAAKMSHHRWFKSMAGMGMASLRLTADDVLYLALPLYHNNALTVSLSAVFGNAATLALSEKFSSSQFWNEIRDHNATAFTYIGELCRYLLNVPPKDNDKQHAIKKIIGNGLRPEIWDEFQQRFGIEHINEFYGASECNLVFTNALNLTHTAGITPLAFTVVEYDIDNDEPIYNEQGKMIKVKTGGVGLLLTKITKRSPFDGYTDQKESNKKLFKSVLKDDDCYFDTGDLVRYQGFRHIAFVDRLGDTFRWKGENVATTQVEGQLNDFNQVDQSVAYGVELPHHDGRAGMVALTLNCPILEFSASEFYKHVTAALPSYAQPIFIRLRAQQEITGTFKYKKTDLKKESYHPNSSDEIILIKDTLQNSYTLLDSTSIVSIEQKQLSF; this is encoded by the coding sequence ATGACTATTATAAACGGTAAACAATTATTCAAAAATACAATTAACTTATTAAAGAAACCAAAGCCGATAATTAAAGGCCTGTGGCATTTACAGCAAGCAAAGCCAGAACGTTTTATGTCGATAGGTTTATTGTTAGAACAACAAGCGGTTAAAAATGCAGATCTCATCGCGATTCAGTTTAAAGATCAGCGTTACACCTACGAAGAATTAAATCAGCAAGCCAATCAATATGCACATTTTCTACATGAATCAGGTATCAGTCATGACGATAAAGTCGCGATAATGCTAGATAACCGCCCCGAAACGATTATTATCGCCCTAGCCGTGGTGAAACTAGGTGCGATTGCTTGCATGATTAATACAACACAACAAAACGCAATTCTCGCTCATAGCCTAGCTGTTGTAGATACCAAATTACTTATCGCAGATGAATTATATATATCTACTATTAATGATATAAAACCGAAACTATCTCCTGTATTACAACAGCATATATTCTATATCCCAGCTTTAAAAACACCTGTTAATCCAGTTAAATTCGAAGATTTATCAACACTCGTCTCAAATTATTCGCTCTTAAATCCAGATTCAACACCTACAATACAGCTTAAGCATTCTGCTTTTTATATTTTCACTTCTGGTACAACAGGGCTTCCTAAAGCCGCAAAAATGAGTCATCACCGTTGGTTTAAATCAATGGCCGGTATGGGAATGGCATCATTACGCCTCACTGCCGACGACGTGCTATATCTTGCATTGCCGCTTTATCATAATAACGCACTAACCGTTTCATTAAGTGCTGTATTTGGCAACGCTGCAACTCTTGCTCTATCTGAAAAATTCAGCTCGAGTCAATTTTGGAATGAAATACGCGATCATAATGCCACTGCCTTTACCTACATTGGCGAACTATGTCGTTACCTATTAAACGTGCCACCAAAAGATAACGACAAGCAACATGCCATTAAAAAAATTATTGGTAACGGCTTACGCCCCGAAATTTGGGATGAATTTCAACAACGCTTTGGCATCGAACATATTAATGAATTCTACGGGGCAAGTGAATGTAACCTCGTATTCACCAATGCATTGAACTTAACCCATACAGCAGGAATAACCCCCCTCGCCTTTACTGTTGTTGAATATGATATTGATAATGATGAACCCATTTATAATGAACAAGGGAAAATGATCAAAGTAAAAACAGGTGGCGTAGGGTTACTCTTAACAAAGATAACCAAGCGTTCACCTTTTGATGGCTATACCGATCAAAAAGAAAGTAATAAAAAACTATTCAAATCGGTATTAAAAGACGACGATTGTTATTTCGATACAGGTGATCTGGTTAGGTACCAAGGGTTCAGACATATCGCGTTCGTTGATAGGTTAGGTGATACGTTTAGATGGAAAGGTGAAAATGTCGCCACAACACAAGTCGAGGGCCAACTAAATGACTTTAACCAGGTTGATCAGAGCGTCGCATATGGCGTTGAACTCCCCCATCATGATGGTCGAGCAGGCATGGTTGCGCTAACTCTAAACTGCCCTATTCTCGAATTTTCAGCATCTGAATTCTATAAGCATGTAACAGCGGCACTACCAAGCTACGCGCAACCTATATTCATACGTTTACGTGCCCAACAAGAAATAACAGGCACGTTCAAATACAAGAAAACAGATTTGAAAAAAGAATCCTATCACCCTAATTCCTCTGACGAAATTATTCTTATAAAAGATACACTTCAGAACAGTTATACGCTTTTAGATAGTACCTCTATAGTATCAATTGAACAGAAACAGTTATCTTTCTAG
- a CDS encoding MaoC/PaaZ C-terminal domain-containing protein — translation MTSTKFPVSILGLIHYKNQIIQHYPIKQNAILTVTCRVKQDHTSNRGRFIQVHIDIFEDKKLMWECTATFLHKCQKKQYLDNSHNSNTAFSSHDEQMIEIMPPFTFSKFNALRYAYISRDINPIHLHYIPAKLMGFKSSILHGMFAKAHVLANLENVIDIQRISIDVQFNNAIFLPGEVSLNAALSPQNSTFKLINSEKRMTHLSGVILPLINRMN, via the coding sequence ATGACCTCAACAAAATTTCCCGTTTCAATACTCGGATTAATCCATTATAAAAACCAAATAATTCAACATTACCCGATTAAACAAAATGCCATATTGACAGTGACATGTCGGGTTAAACAGGACCACACTTCTAACCGAGGTCGATTCATCCAAGTTCATATTGATATTTTTGAAGATAAAAAATTAATGTGGGAGTGTACCGCAACCTTTTTACATAAATGTCAGAAAAAGCAATATCTCGATAACTCTCATAACTCTAATACAGCCTTCTCGAGCCATGATGAACAAATGATAGAAATCATGCCTCCCTTTACGTTCTCTAAATTTAATGCGCTTAGATACGCTTATATTTCTAGAGATATAAACCCGATCCATCTGCATTATATTCCAGCAAAATTAATGGGGTTTAAGTCTTCCATATTACACGGTATGTTTGCTAAAGCTCACGTCCTTGCCAACTTAGAAAATGTCATTGATATCCAAAGAATTAGCATTGATGTTCAATTTAACAATGCTATTTTTTTACCTGGTGAAGTTTCTTTGAACGCCGCATTATCACCGCAAAACAGCACATTTAAATTAATCAATTCAGAAAAACGCATGACCCATCTATCCGGTGTCATACTCCCTCTCATTAATAGAATGAATTAA
- a CDS encoding AraC family transcriptional regulator, with translation MQDAGALLRVAYEAMKELDIDVLEVLSRCNISEDALNDKDLRTPNNAQTHFWQVLEDITKDPNIGISLGERMPVFTGQVLQYLFLSSPTFGTGWERAIKYFRLISDAASVSIDVDGDVARLSVNLDGMTKDANRHLNDCLIIGAFKFCQYVTDNEFKAIKLSFAHSSPKDVTAYTSAFSCPLEFSAADNYIYFDADLLNRPSSHAEPELFVLHDQLASRKVAKLELQDIVDKVRSVIAQQLESGVVTLESIATELDMKPRMLRAKLAEIDYNFNQILADFRCELSKKLLANTDESIDQIVYLTGFSEPSTFYRAFKRWVQMTPIEYRRSKSTH, from the coding sequence ATGCAAGATGCAGGTGCGTTGTTACGCGTTGCTTATGAGGCAATGAAAGAGTTAGATATCGATGTACTCGAAGTACTTTCTCGTTGCAACATTAGTGAAGATGCATTGAATGATAAAGATCTGCGTACACCGAATAATGCGCAAACTCATTTCTGGCAGGTTCTCGAAGATATAACAAAAGATCCCAATATTGGTATTTCACTCGGTGAGCGTATGCCTGTGTTTACTGGTCAGGTCTTACAGTATCTTTTCTTAAGTAGCCCAACATTTGGAACGGGTTGGGAACGAGCAATAAAATATTTTCGATTAATCAGTGACGCTGCAAGTGTGTCAATTGATGTAGATGGTGATGTTGCTCGGTTATCAGTTAACTTAGATGGTATGACAAAAGATGCAAACCGTCATTTAAATGATTGCTTGATTATAGGTGCATTCAAATTTTGCCAATATGTAACCGATAATGAATTTAAGGCGATTAAACTGTCATTTGCACACTCAAGCCCTAAAGATGTTACGGCTTATACAAGTGCATTTTCGTGTCCTCTGGAATTTTCAGCTGCCGATAACTACATTTATTTTGATGCGGATTTACTTAATCGACCTTCTTCTCATGCTGAGCCAGAGCTATTTGTGCTACACGACCAACTAGCAAGTCGTAAGGTTGCGAAGTTAGAATTACAAGATATTGTTGATAAGGTGCGTAGTGTTATAGCGCAACAATTAGAGTCTGGTGTTGTTACTTTAGAAAGCATTGCGACAGAGCTTGATATGAAGCCGCGTATGTTAAGGGCTAAGTTAGCTGAAATTGATTATAACTTTAATCAAATATTAGCTGATTTCAGATGTGAGTTGTCGAAGAAATTACTGGCTAATACAGATGAATCCATCGATCAGATTGTATATTTAACCGGGTTCTCAGAACCAAGTACTTTTTATCGTGCTTTTAAGCGTTGGGTTCAAATGACGCCAATTGAATATCGCCGTAGTAAATCAACGCATTAA
- a CDS encoding 3-oxoacyl-ACP reductase has translation MTDTYTKLANGKWTSGLFKALNLPQPVTLTRFSQGSDLISGRLLIGAATNSELIKPIIDTFNDADISISYPNSTSKLANLNNQFNTTSLNATSISLNAIGKSDKFNGIIFDASGIKTSEQLSALHRFFQPVIKQLSGCSRVIILGRPSDQLEDISYATAQRSLEGFSRSLAKEIGKNGSTCQLMYVQSGSESLLQAPLRFLASAKSAYISAQVITVKPGTLQGSINIDKPLHGKTALVTGASRGIGAAIAETLARDGAHVICLDIPALKTDLEKIAHRLKGSAIVADITSDDAPRHIANFVRESSLDIIVHNAGVTKDKTLARMTNNHWDILMDINLSAMERINKQLLDEDLLNKHGRIICVSSMSGIAGNFGQTNYATSKAAVIGYVNAMQKPLANKYITINAVAPGFIETKMTAAIPFTVREAGRRMNSLKQGGKPVDVAEAIAFFAQPQAAGVTGNTIRICGQSLIGA, from the coding sequence ATGACGGATACTTATACAAAACTCGCCAATGGAAAATGGACATCAGGCTTATTCAAAGCCCTTAATCTTCCTCAGCCTGTTACGTTAACCCGTTTTTCTCAAGGATCAGACCTGATCTCTGGCCGCTTACTTATTGGCGCAGCGACTAACAGCGAATTGATTAAGCCGATTATAGATACATTTAATGATGCAGATATCAGTATTTCTTATCCTAATAGCACATCGAAATTAGCTAACCTTAATAACCAATTTAATACAACATCTCTCAATGCAACATCAATTAGTTTAAACGCCATTGGTAAGTCGGATAAGTTTAACGGTATTATATTTGATGCATCAGGTATTAAAACCAGTGAGCAATTAAGTGCGTTACATCGATTTTTTCAGCCCGTGATCAAGCAATTATCAGGCTGTAGCAGAGTGATTATTTTAGGACGCCCAAGTGATCAACTTGAAGATATCAGTTATGCGACAGCCCAACGCTCGCTAGAAGGTTTTAGCCGGAGTTTAGCCAAAGAGATAGGTAAGAATGGCAGTACATGCCAGCTTATGTACGTACAATCAGGCAGTGAATCATTATTACAGGCCCCACTTCGTTTTCTCGCATCAGCGAAGTCTGCTTATATTTCAGCACAAGTAATTACTGTAAAACCGGGAACCTTACAGGGTTCAATTAACATCGATAAACCATTACATGGAAAAACAGCATTAGTAACAGGTGCATCTCGTGGTATTGGTGCTGCAATTGCCGAAACACTCGCCCGTGATGGCGCACATGTTATCTGCTTAGATATTCCAGCATTAAAAACGGACTTAGAAAAGATAGCGCATCGCTTAAAAGGCAGCGCTATTGTTGCAGATATAACCTCCGATGATGCTCCTCGTCATATTGCAAACTTTGTACGAGAAAGTTCACTCGATATCATCGTGCACAACGCAGGCGTAACAAAAGATAAAACGCTCGCTCGGATGACAAATAACCATTGGGACATACTCATGGATATTAACTTGTCGGCAATGGAGAGGATCAACAAGCAACTATTGGATGAAGACCTATTAAATAAGCATGGTCGAATTATCTGTGTGTCATCAATGAGCGGTATTGCAGGAAACTTTGGACAAACAAATTATGCAACGTCTAAAGCAGCAGTTATCGGCTACGTAAATGCGATGCAAAAGCCACTCGCCAATAAATACATCACAATTAACGCCGTTGCACCCGGTTTTATTGAAACGAAAATGACAGCCGCGATCCCATTTACAGTACGAGAAGCCGGTCGTCGAATGAACTCATTAAAGCAAGGGGGTAAACCTGTTGATGTTGCAGAAGCTATCGCCTTTTTTGCTCAACCACAAGCTGCAGGTGTGACAGGTAATACAATTCGTATTTGTGGCCAGTCATTAATAGGGGCTTAA
- a CDS encoding acetyl-CoA C-acetyltransferase: protein MTGQTVRRVAIIGGNRIPFARSNTAYSKLSNQDMLTESIRGLVVKYNLRGEQLGEVVAGAVIKHSRDFNLTRESVLSAGLAPETPCYDIQQACGTGLAAAIQVANKIALGQIEAGIAGGSDTTSDAPIAVSEGMRSILLELNRAKTGKQRLSALSRLRLKHFAPLTPANKEPRTKMAMGDHCQVTAKEWNISREAQDELACASHQKLAAAYEEGFFDTLVSPMAGLTKDNVLRADTTVEKLVKLKPCFDKVNGTMTAGNSTNLTDGASAVLLASEEWAAEHNLPVQAYLTFGETAAIDFVDKKEGLLMAPAYAVPKMLKRAGLTLQDFDYYEIHEAFAAQVLSTLAAWEDEKFCKEKLGLDGALGSIDLTKLNVKGSSLATGHPFAATGGRVIATLAQLLDQKGSGRGLISICAAGGQGITAILEK, encoded by the coding sequence ATGACAGGTCAAACAGTAAGAAGAGTTGCAATTATCGGCGGTAACCGTATCCCGTTTGCACGCTCAAACACAGCATATTCGAAATTAAGTAACCAAGATATGCTAACGGAAAGTATCCGTGGTTTAGTTGTAAAATATAACCTACGTGGTGAGCAGCTTGGTGAAGTTGTTGCTGGTGCAGTTATTAAGCATTCTCGAGATTTTAACTTAACGCGTGAATCTGTTTTAAGTGCAGGTCTTGCACCAGAAACACCATGTTATGATATCCAACAAGCGTGTGGTACTGGTCTTGCTGCTGCAATTCAAGTAGCAAATAAAATTGCACTTGGTCAAATTGAAGCGGGTATTGCTGGTGGCTCAGATACAACGTCTGACGCACCAATTGCTGTGAGTGAAGGTATGCGTAGTATCTTGCTTGAGTTGAATCGTGCAAAAACAGGTAAGCAACGTTTGAGTGCTTTATCTCGCTTACGTCTTAAACATTTTGCACCATTAACACCTGCTAACAAAGAACCACGTACAAAAATGGCAATGGGCGATCACTGCCAAGTAACAGCGAAAGAGTGGAATATCTCACGCGAAGCACAAGATGAACTAGCATGTGCAAGTCATCAAAAATTAGCTGCAGCTTATGAAGAAGGTTTCTTTGATACATTAGTATCACCTATGGCTGGCCTTACTAAAGATAACGTATTACGTGCAGACACTACGGTTGAAAAACTAGTTAAATTAAAGCCTTGTTTTGATAAAGTAAACGGTACTATGACTGCGGGTAATAGTACTAACCTGACTGATGGTGCATCAGCAGTATTACTTGCAAGTGAAGAATGGGCTGCAGAACACAACTTACCAGTGCAAGCTTATCTAACATTTGGCGAGACGGCAGCAATCGACTTTGTAGATAAGAAAGAAGGCCTATTAATGGCGCCTGCTTATGCTGTACCAAAAATGCTTAAGCGTGCAGGTCTTACATTACAAGATTTTGATTACTATGAAATCCATGAAGCATTTGCAGCTCAGGTACTATCAACATTAGCAGCTTGGGAAGATGAGAAATTCTGTAAAGAGAAGTTAGGTCTTGATGGCGCACTAGGCTCAATTGATCTAACTAAGCTTAACGTGAAAGGCAGCAGCTTAGCAACGGGTCACCCATTTGCAGCTACTGGTGGCCGTGTTATTGCTACATTAGCACAACTGCTTGATCAGAAAGGTTCTGGTCGTGGTTTAATCTCTATTTGTGCCGCTGGTGGTCAAGGTATCACCGCTATTCTAGAGAAATAA